The Pseudodesulfovibrio sp. zrk46 genome contains a region encoding:
- a CDS encoding helix-turn-helix domain-containing protein — MVDPVYNVADVAARLKVSPKTVRKFIRTGQLKASNLGSTKRYRYAIRKASLEAFLVVREVAGIEGSG; from the coding sequence ATGGTTGATCCCGTATACAACGTGGCCGATGTTGCTGCCCGCTTGAAGGTGTCTCCCAAGACTGTGCGCAAATTCATCCGAACGGGCCAGCTTAAAGCCTCTAACCTAGGGTCTACGAAACGCTACAGGTATGCCATACGGAAAGCCTCTCTTGAAGCCTTTCTGGTTGTGCGCGAGGTGGCAGGAATTGAAGGAAGTGGGTGA
- a CDS encoding helix-turn-helix domain-containing protein produces MLPFDFVGLNGPNGYRPSLWCELGRSAQALLPTLLRHADSKGEAFPSEGRLAAMSGLTRKTVRSAAIELERREIVSISMRVSRAGRRLKVYRFLSNSADGIILPSIFIDGGNWAELTPAARSLSLAFRFFGSPRPDLDPDFGEWLHDDEWYEYLDMRLADYCNAEPVVLRRFAGIGPRVWSRAIKSLRDNSFIEPAHDNETYWRVLIYPPCVQSVGYLNSKIEGET; encoded by the coding sequence ATGCTTCCATTTGATTTCGTCGGCCTTAATGGGCCGAATGGCTATCGCCCGAGCCTGTGGTGTGAGCTTGGCCGGTCTGCTCAAGCTCTTTTGCCTACGCTGTTGCGACATGCTGATAGTAAAGGGGAAGCTTTCCCCAGTGAAGGGCGGCTTGCAGCCATGTCCGGGTTAACACGCAAAACAGTCAGAAGTGCTGCCATAGAGTTGGAAAGACGAGAAATTGTCTCAATTTCTATGCGTGTTTCAAGGGCTGGCCGCCGTTTAAAAGTTTATCGATTTTTAAGCAATAGCGCAGATGGGATCATTCTACCCTCAATATTTATTGATGGGGGGAATTGGGCTGAGCTGACTCCCGCAGCTAGGAGTTTATCGTTGGCGTTTCGCTTTTTTGGAAGCCCTAGACCTGACCTTGATCCTGATTTTGGTGAGTGGCTTCATGACGATGAGTGGTATGAATATTTGGATATGCGCCTTGCTGATTACTGCAATGCTGAGCCTGTCGTTCTTAGGCGGTTTGCCGGGATCGGGCCTCGCGTGTGGTCCCGCGCTATCAAATCGTTGCGAGACAATTCCTTTATAGAGCCTGCGCATGACAATGAAACTTACTGGCGGGTATTAATATATCCCCCTTGCGTGCAATCCGTTGGTTATCTCAATTCGAAGATTGAAGGTGAGACGTGA
- a CDS encoding integrase arm-type DNA-binding domain-containing protein: MPLTDAKIKAAKPKTNEYTLNDGEGLALVVSPKGRKWWRFRYQMKGKRTGLSLGTYPYITLQDARTRRSQLKTLIAQGIDPSRKRKEDKRRSSASEAFEAVAREWFQKNLAGWSGRHAKTTIERLEKNVFPFIGERPISELGVEDMLGVVQRCEKRGAVETARRVRQIMSQIFRYAVAAGRAERDPAADIKGAIPPARKVKHHPSITDPKEIGPLLRAIDSFSGTFVVHCALRFAPLVFVRPGELRNAEWNEIDLEACEWRIPESKMKGGSPHIVPLSKQAVAILIEVYKLTGPSGFVFPSIRTASRPMSENTINVSLRRLGYDKEEMTGHGFRSMASTLLNEHGWHKDAIERQLAHTPKDKVRASYNYAEHLPERKKMMQAWADYLDSLKAGGKVVPLFAKVN, encoded by the coding sequence ATGCCTTTGACCGATGCGAAGATAAAAGCAGCGAAGCCGAAAACAAATGAATATACGCTGAATGATGGCGAAGGGCTCGCCCTTGTCGTTAGCCCCAAAGGGCGCAAGTGGTGGCGATTCCGTTATCAGATGAAGGGCAAGCGGACAGGCTTGTCTCTCGGAACTTACCCATACATCACGCTCCAGGATGCACGTACAAGGCGCAGCCAGCTAAAAACGCTCATTGCTCAGGGGATTGACCCCTCTCGGAAGCGCAAGGAAGATAAGCGACGGAGCAGTGCTAGTGAAGCTTTTGAAGCTGTAGCGCGTGAATGGTTTCAAAAGAATCTTGCTGGTTGGAGTGGGCGTCATGCAAAGACCACCATCGAACGGCTCGAAAAGAATGTATTCCCATTCATTGGGGAGCGGCCTATTTCAGAGTTGGGCGTTGAAGATATGCTGGGGGTTGTACAGCGTTGTGAAAAGCGTGGGGCGGTGGAAACCGCTAGGCGTGTCCGACAAATAATGTCGCAAATCTTTCGTTATGCGGTGGCTGCTGGCCGCGCAGAACGTGATCCCGCAGCGGATATAAAAGGTGCAATTCCACCGGCCAGGAAGGTGAAGCATCACCCGTCGATCACCGATCCCAAAGAAATTGGGCCGCTTCTGAGGGCCATAGATAGCTTCTCAGGGACTTTTGTTGTTCATTGCGCTCTTAGGTTCGCCCCGTTGGTTTTTGTGCGGCCCGGGGAGCTGAGGAACGCCGAATGGAATGAGATAGACCTTGAAGCGTGCGAGTGGAGAATACCGGAATCAAAAATGAAAGGGGGGAGCCCTCATATTGTGCCCCTTTCTAAGCAAGCGGTGGCAATTCTGATTGAGGTTTACAAGCTTACCGGACCGTCTGGTTTCGTTTTCCCGAGCATACGTACAGCTTCACGCCCCATGTCTGAGAATACCATTAATGTGTCTCTTCGGCGTCTTGGTTACGATAAGGAGGAAATGACAGGCCACGGCTTTAGGTCCATGGCGTCAACGCTGCTGAATGAGCATGGTTGGCACAAGGATGCTATTGAAAGGCAGTTGGCGCACACCCCGAAAGATAAAGTTAGGGCCAGCTATAATTATGCTGAACACTTACCCGAGCGTAAAAAGATGATGCAAGCGTGGGCGGACTACCTCGATAGCTTGAAGGCTGGCGGTAAAGTTGTTCCCCTTTTTGCGAAAGTGAATTGA
- a CDS encoding AlpA family phage regulatory protein → MNPIFPTEGFARLPQILDFLSVSESTFRRGIKAGKFPKPIKVNRTSVWPATEIRAAVDKLSEREG, encoded by the coding sequence ATGAATCCGATTTTTCCAACAGAGGGCTTTGCCCGTTTACCCCAAATTCTTGATTTTCTATCTGTCAGCGAGAGTACCTTTCGTAGGGGAATAAAGGCTGGCAAATTTCCCAAACCAATCAAAGTGAACAGGACAAGCGTTTGGCCTGCTACGGAGATTCGGGCAGCCGTTGACAAGCTTTCTGAAAGAGAAGGCTAG
- a CDS encoding terminase small subunit yields MEIERQKQIVDRAHLAAALSIAENTVLARVREGMPVLQRGRRGKPWQFDLAECVVWDRDRAIRKATGVVKGDETEAQLKRRLLEARVKGEEIEAARKASEIVPVDEVESAVIAAFTEVRQAMLSIPDRAALRLMAAEDETAIKEVLREEIDLALHALADSDLLEGWEDEPCE; encoded by the coding sequence ATGGAAATAGAACGTCAAAAGCAGATAGTGGATAGGGCTCATCTGGCCGCCGCTCTTAGCATTGCAGAAAACACCGTTTTGGCTCGGGTCCGGGAGGGAATGCCTGTCCTCCAGCGTGGAAGGCGTGGCAAGCCTTGGCAGTTTGATCTTGCGGAGTGTGTGGTCTGGGATCGTGACCGGGCAATACGGAAGGCTACCGGCGTCGTGAAGGGAGATGAAACCGAGGCCCAATTGAAGCGCCGGTTGCTAGAGGCTCGGGTTAAGGGGGAAGAGATAGAAGCAGCCCGAAAGGCAAGCGAAATCGTTCCGGTGGATGAAGTAGAGTCCGCCGTGATCGCTGCCTTTACTGAGGTGCGTCAAGCCATGCTTTCTATTCCTGATCGTGCAGCCCTGCGTTTGATGGCCGCCGAAGATGAAACCGCCATTAAGGAAGTATTGCGTGAGGAGATAGACCTTGCCTTGCACGCCCTGGCCGATTCGGATTTGCTGGAAGGGTGGGAGGATGAGCCTTGCGAGTAA
- a CDS encoding tyrosine-type recombinase/integrase, with product MKGCRPLTEVEVRRVLVSFSGRYEVRNRCLFVLGVLCGFRVSEMLSLRIRDVVAGGLVCKRVKVPKRNMKGSKEGRTAFLPPEGQRAVLGQIQALEYPAPDDFLFRSQRGKNRAISPSQAHRVLVSCFESCGVVDQVSTHSMRKTFADRMYTHFLQRVADGEKVDAFTETSLALGHRDPASTRHYLSFRDDERCEAAKAIGKALYG from the coding sequence ATGAAGGGGTGTCGTCCACTGACCGAGGTGGAAGTTCGCCGGGTGCTGGTGTCATTCTCTGGCCGGTATGAGGTGCGTAATCGTTGCCTGTTTGTCCTAGGTGTCCTCTGTGGCTTTCGTGTTTCCGAAATGCTGTCTTTGCGAATTAGGGACGTGGTGGCAGGCGGCTTAGTTTGCAAACGGGTCAAGGTGCCTAAGCGTAACATGAAGGGTAGTAAGGAAGGGCGTACCGCCTTCCTGCCTCCCGAAGGGCAACGCGCAGTGCTGGGCCAGATACAAGCCCTTGAATACCCGGCCCCGGACGATTTTCTTTTTCGTTCTCAACGGGGAAAGAATAGGGCTATTAGCCCCTCCCAGGCTCATAGGGTGTTGGTGTCGTGTTTCGAGTCATGTGGGGTTGTAGATCAAGTTTCCACCCACTCCATGCGCAAGACGTTCGCAGACAGGATGTATACCCACTTTCTCCAGCGTGTTGCCGATGGAGAGAAGGTGGACGCCTTCACGGAAACGTCTCTTGCCCTCGGGCACCGTGATCCGGCTAGTACGCGGCACTATTTGAGCTTCCGTGACGATGAGCGGTGTGAAGCCGCTAAAGCCATAGGGAAGGCTCTGTATGGTTGA
- a CDS encoding Fur family transcriptional regulator, with protein sequence MKNPQDVFADYLADKNLKMTPQRRLILDTFLKQNAHLSSEELYAKVKKRDKSVGQATVYRTLKLLYESGLIEPLDFADGVTRYELSYGEDHHDHLICERCGKNIEILDPTIEARQEQLAQEHDFKLLRHKMYLYGICSDCQTK encoded by the coding sequence ATGAAAAATCCACAAGATGTTTTCGCGGACTACCTAGCGGATAAGAACCTTAAGATGACGCCTCAGCGGCGCCTCATTCTTGATACATTCCTCAAACAAAATGCTCACCTGTCCTCTGAAGAGCTTTATGCCAAAGTCAAGAAGAGAGATAAATCGGTCGGCCAAGCCACAGTATATCGCACTCTCAAGCTATTATATGAATCCGGCCTAATCGAGCCATTAGATTTCGCAGATGGTGTTACTCGCTATGAGTTAAGCTACGGCGAGGATCATCATGACCACCTCATTTGCGAGCGATGTGGCAAGAACATTGAAATCCTTGACCCAACAATTGAAGCTCGCCAAGAGCAACTGGCGCAAGAACATGATTTCAAGTTACTTCGACACAAAATGTACCTTTATGGTATCTGCTCTGACTGTCAGACCAAATAA